In Streptomyces sp. SN-593, a single genomic region encodes these proteins:
- a CDS encoding ankyrin repeat domain-containing protein gives MTESSPDPANVPGPTGEPAHDPEVLQLAAQVFDLARHGDTDKLAAYVDAGVPANLTNDSGDSLIMLAAYHGHASAVQALIQRGADVDRPNDRGQTPLAGAVFKGAQDVVDALVEAGADPAAGAPSAIDTARVFGRTELLALFGAQ, from the coding sequence ATGACCGAGTCCAGCCCCGACCCCGCCAACGTCCCCGGGCCCACCGGCGAGCCCGCGCACGACCCGGAGGTGCTCCAACTCGCCGCGCAGGTCTTCGACCTGGCCCGGCACGGCGACACCGACAAGCTCGCCGCCTACGTCGATGCCGGAGTGCCCGCCAACCTGACGAACGACAGCGGTGACAGCCTGATCATGCTCGCCGCCTACCACGGCCACGCCTCGGCGGTGCAGGCCCTGATCCAGCGCGGCGCCGACGTCGACCGGCCCAACGACCGCGGGCAGACCCCGCTGGCCGGCGCCGTCTTCAAGGGCGCACAGGACGTGGTCGACGCCTTGGTGGAGGCCGGTGCCGACCCGGCCGCGGGCGCCCCTTCGGCGATCGACACGGCCCGCGTGTTCGGCAGGACCGAACTGCTGGCGCTCTTCGGCGCGCAGTGA
- a CDS encoding maleylpyruvate isomerase family mycothiol-dependent enzyme: protein MTPFHTPPAGAFPALRFPDWLELVEDRSAALRKALETADEQAGVPGCPDWTVRDLVAHVGRVQRFWAAAVAAGPATRPPEPDAAGDQVPDGGLASWSARSTAVLLDALRAAGPERECWTWWASAGSPGTAGAVARHQVQEAAVHARDAQEAAGAPEPLPPALALDAVDEFLHIGFGTMDGWPHSPARVALVSTEGPVWTLILDATGASAVRLGPGDGPAPDASLTGSAEELLLCLYRRVPWDAAALRVGGDAALVRQLAVWSPLD from the coding sequence ATGACGCCTTTCCACACCCCGCCCGCCGGGGCGTTCCCGGCCCTGCGCTTTCCCGACTGGCTGGAGCTGGTGGAGGACCGGTCGGCCGCGCTGCGGAAGGCGCTGGAGACCGCCGACGAGCAGGCCGGCGTGCCGGGTTGCCCGGACTGGACGGTACGCGACCTGGTGGCGCACGTCGGACGGGTGCAGCGCTTCTGGGCGGCCGCCGTGGCCGCCGGTCCGGCCACCCGGCCGCCGGAGCCGGACGCGGCCGGCGACCAGGTCCCGGACGGCGGACTGGCGTCCTGGTCGGCGCGCTCCACCGCCGTGCTGCTGGACGCGCTGCGGGCGGCCGGGCCGGAGCGGGAGTGCTGGACGTGGTGGGCGTCGGCGGGCAGCCCGGGGACGGCGGGCGCGGTCGCCCGCCACCAGGTGCAGGAGGCGGCCGTGCACGCCCGGGACGCGCAGGAGGCCGCGGGAGCCCCCGAACCGCTGCCGCCGGCGCTGGCGTTGGACGCGGTGGACGAGTTCCTGCACATCGGGTTCGGCACCATGGACGGCTGGCCGCACTCCCCCGCCCGGGTGGCCCTGGTCAGCACGGAGGGCCCGGTGTGGACGCTGATCCTCGACGCGACCGGCGCGTCCGCGGTGCGGCTCGGCCCGGGCGACGGTCCCGCTCCCGACGCCTCGCTCACCGGCTCCGCCGAGGAGTTGCTGCTCTGCCTGTACCGGCGGGTCCCGTGGGACGCCGCCGCCCTGCGGGTGGGCGGGGACGCGGCCCTGGTCCGGCAACTGGCGGTCTGGTCGCCGCTGGACTGA